One genomic segment of Huiozyma naganishii CBS 8797 chromosome 8, complete genome includes these proteins:
- the SWF1 gene encoding palmitoyltransferase SWF1 (similar to Saccharomyces cerevisiae SWF1 (YDR126W); ancestral locus Anc_8.286), whose amino-acid sequence MWTQLLLILAVLQVFLLLLSPLARLQWPLSWYYEKVYRPFLADPTRYRVKYYIVPVFYFSLYCYMLNLYRSELLPVIWGRLYFIELYFFQPLLLAAIPVSGLLTMFTRPEGCGGRDQGVAPSEGQWPYDGILYYPNTTCRSCHTVKWARSKHCSICRRCIQLADHHCIWFNTCIGRGNFFYFYVFLACHCLILTYAFARLFFFVVVADNKLTSTRSTLTLLMLTGTFALLVDLFTYWQMMLVKEGMTTNEQDKWFLIHEYMRDGKCVNVSCNGSTKKWFLESDEDGKFYSTNAYDHTAYTLTNYHIVKNASEIINMYDKGSFWENFKDMCR is encoded by the coding sequence ATGTGGACTCAGCTGTTGCTGATACTGGCTGTGTTGCAGGTATTCCTGTTGCTGCTTTCCCCGCTGGCACGGCTGCAATGGCCGCTGTCTTGGTACTACGAGAAAGTGTACAGACCGTTCCTAGCGGATCCCACGCGATATAGGGTGAAGTACTATATCGTGCCCGTATTCTACTTCAGTCTGTACTGCTACATGCTCAATCTATATAGATCTGAGCTGCTCCCCGTGATCTGGGGCAGATTGTACTTTATCGAATTGTACTTCTTTCAACCGTTGCTACTGGCCGCGATACCAGTGTCTGGTTTGTTGACAATGTTTACGAGACCCGAGGGATGCGGCGGCCGAGACCAGGGGGTTGCCCCTAGTGAAGGGCAGTGGCCATACGATGGTATATTGTACTATCCGAACACCACCTGTCGATCGTGCCACACGGTCAAATGGGCCAGATCAAAGCATTGCAGTATATGTCGAAGGTGTATACAGTTGGCAGATCATCACTGTATTTGGTTCAATACCTGTATCGGAAGAGGCAATTTCTTTTACTTTTACGTGTTTCTTGCCTGCCACTGCTTGATTCTAACGTATGCATTTGCAAGactcttctttttcgtGGTGGTAGCCGATAACAAACTAACATCCACAAGATCCACTTTGACGCTTCTTATGCTGACGGGAACGTTCGCATTGTTGGTTGACCTGTTCACATACTGGCAAATGATGCTTGTCAAAGAGGGGATGACTACGAACGAACAGGATAAATGGTTTCTGATTCATGAATATATGAGGGACGGTAAATGTGTGAACGTTTCATGCAATGGCAGCACCAAAAAATGGTTTCTCGAAAGTGATGAGGATGGTAAGTTTTACAGTACAAACGCCTATGATCATACGGCGTATACGCTGACAAATTATCATATCGTGAAGAATGCATCGGAGATCATCAATATGTATGACAAGGGTTCATTTTGGGAGAATTTTAAAGACATGTGTCGATGA
- the KIN1 gene encoding serine/threonine protein kinase KIN1 (similar to Saccharomyces cerevisiae KIN1 (YDR122W) and KIN2 (YLR096W); ancestral locus Anc_8.279): MADVLQVESRAAGERSKSVDTRTNGNDSDSRGRGGSASENADAEAYTVMDSYCYECDTGKSRRKGGGRNRRGRSSGRGGKSKSRSRSRSKSKHRNEVDGEGEGDDATRQFYRMSLGDWDFQTTVGAGSMGKVKLARHRYDDTVCAVKIVNRATKTFLYRQQSAPAPQSKADIKERERLLAKEIARDTRTVREASLGQVLSHQNICQLYQMCTMSNHFYMMFEYVSGGQLLDYIIQHGSLREPLARSFARAIASGLAYLHANNVVHRDLKIENIMLTAAGEIKIIDFGLSNLFDPRAKLTTYCGSLYFAAPELLRAKPYIGPEIDIWSFGVILYVLVVGKVPFDDENSNALHEKIKRGKVSYPATLSIECISLLTKMLTVNPKRRATLKEIVTHHWMVRGYGNIPAKSFQPWRRCLVPEELDNTVFNEMFNLEFVADVDEARKQLAKLITSPEYIHLSTQHDTLDASYKDGSLDPAFDDPLAAFHPLVSTYWLTREFLERKRFGHHTPTLQFNEDKLATRSVPAIAEPARASLELNRETSNVTTDTEHTRGLLPPKVAKAGMAAHLSPTRKNHYNPSDAAPNTRTETSPLKEIHERMKIGNLFRRFSLKSPPRQLPQDQQKKDYQDHRRVKTETAQSIKFTELPEPPMRRKSVLNKPECNEDDTAARVKNPVHRKTRTTSVGGQRRPSWNFIRSDETPSAENLCDSNGFFESPETATTAGQEEPLDDQLTDAQIIQLAKSAPMGTMPSIDYPKVLFLKGFFSVQTTSSKPLPIVRYKVIVLLQRMGITFHEVKGGFVCLYEAPPIYKDFGNLENNALTPNRSRQSAATKSVCSSTSSESDELNSDTEEGENDGRGRYVKASDESLSPNTSAMGAQTMVSNNTVRNTANTFDKLSVKFEIHIVKVKIVGLAGVYFKKISGNTWVYKEVASKFLEELKL; encoded by the coding sequence ATGGCGGATGTGTTGCAGGTCGAGTCCCGTGCCGCGGGGGAGCGCAGCAAGTCCGTGGATACGAGGACAAACGGTAACGACAGTGATAGTAGGGGTAGGGGTGGCAGTGCAAGCGAGAATGCCGATGCAGAGGCGTACACGGTGATGGACAGTTACTGCTACGAGTGTGACACTGGGAAAAGTAGGAGGAAGGGCGGGGGTAGGAACCGCAGGGGCCGGAGTAGTGGTAGGGGCGGCAAGAGCAAAAGCAGGAGCAGGAGTAGGAGTAAGAGTAAGCACCGTAACGAGGTAGACGGCGAGGGAGAGGGTGATGACGCTACACGCCAGTTCTATAGGATGTCGCTTGGTGATTGGGACTTCCAAACCACTGTCGGGGCAGGGTCCATGGGGAAAGTCAAGCTGGCAAGACACAGGTACGACGACACGGTTTGTGCAGTGAAGATCGTGAACAGGGCGACAAAGACGTTCTTGTACAGGCAGCAATCCGCACCAGCACCGCAGAGCAAAGCGGATATTAAGGAGCGAGAACGGTTGCTCGCGAAGGAGATTGCTAGGGACACGCGGACCGTCAGGGAGGCATCCCTCGGGCAAGTGCTCTCGCACCAAAATATCTGCCAACTGTACCAGATGTGCACGATGTCAAACCACTTCTACATGATGTTTGAATACGTCTCGGGGGGCCAATTGCTCGACTACATCATCCAGCATGGGTCCCTGAGGGAACCCCTGGCACGCTCCTTTGCAAGAGCCATCGCGAGCGGGCTTGCGTACCTCCACGCGAACAACGTCGTCCATAGAGACCTCAAGATAGAAAACATCATGCTTACCGCCGCCGGGGAGATTAAGATCATAGATTTTGGACTTTCAAATCTGTTCGACCCAAGGGCCAAACTAACCACGTACTGCGGATCGCTGTACTTTGCGGCGCCTGAACTCCTGCGCGCGAAACCGTACATAGGACCCGAGATCGACATCTGGTCCTTTGGAGTCATACTGTACGTGCTCGTGGTCGGGAAAGTGCCCTTCGATGACGAGAATTCAAACGCACTTCACGAGAAGATCAAGAGGGGGAAAGTCAGCTATCCTGCAACGCTCTCCATCGAGTGCATCTCCTTACTGACAAAGATGCTCACAGTCAACCCAAAACGCAGGGCAACACTCAAAGAGATAGTCACGCACCACTGGATGGTAAGAGGGTACGGTAACATACCAGCCAAATCGTTCCAACCTTGGAGGCGCTGCTTGGTCCCAGAAGAGCTCGATAACACCGTGTTCAACGAGATGTTCAACTTGGAGTTTGTCGCAGACGTGGACGAGGCAAGGAAGCAGCTCGCCAAACTGATAACGTCCCCGGAATACATACACTTGTCCACGCAGCATGACACTTTGGACGCATCATACAAAGACGGTTCCCTTGACCCGGCTTTTGACGACCCGCTAGCAGCATTCCACCCTCTCGTGTCCACGTACTGGCTGACACGCGAATTCTTGGAGCGGAAGAGGTTCGGACACCATACCCCGACGTTGCAGTTCAATGAAGACAAATTGGCCACCAGGTCTGTACCAGCTATCGCGGAACCGGCGCGGGCATCGCTAGAATTGAATCGGGAAACAAGCAACGTCACAACAGATACAGAACACACGAGGGGGCTGCTTCCTCCAAAGGTCGCTAAAGCAGGGATGGCAGCGCATTTATCTCCAACGAGGAAAAATCATTACAACCCGTCGGATGCGGCACCAAACACAAGGACGGAAACCTCACCCCTCAAGGAGATCCATGAACGCATGAAGATTGGGAACCTCTTCAGAAGATTTTCCCTGAAGAGTCCGCCGCGTCAACTTCCCCAGGaccaacagaaaaaggATTACCAGGACCACAGGCGAGTCAAAACAGAAACGGCACAATCGATCAAGTTCACAGAGTTGCCCGAACCACCAATGAGAAGGAAGTCGGTCCTCAACAAGCCTGAATGCAACGAGGATGACACCGCTGCACGGGTCAAAAATCCTGTACACCGGAAGACAAGGACAACTTCCGTTGGTGGACAAAGACGGCCATCGTGGAATTTTATACGATCCGACGAAACCCCGTCTGCGGAGAACCTGTGCGATAGTAACGGGTTCTTCGAGTCCCCGGAAACAGCAACGACAGCTGGACAAGAGGAACCGCTGGACGACCAGTTGACGGACGCGCAGATCATCCAGCTCGCGAAAAGTGCACCGATGGGCACCATGCCCTCTATCGACTACCCGAAAGTGCTGTTCCTGAAGGGGTTCTTTTCCGTGCAGACGACGTCGTCGAAACCGCTGCCCATCGTCAGATACAAAGTCATCGTTCTGCTACAAAGGATGGGGATCACGTTCCATGAGGTTAAGGGTGGATTTGTCTGTCTCTACGAGGCTCCACCCATATACAAAGATTTCGGGAACCTCGAGAACAACGCGCTCACCCCAAACCGCAGCAGGCAGAGTGCTGCTACGAAATCTGTGTGTTCGTCGACAAGCTCGGAGTCTGACGAATTGAACTCGGACACGGAGGAGGGGGAGAACGACGGCCGCGGGCGGTACGTCAAGGCAAGTGACGAAAGTTTATCCCCCAACACGAGTGCAATGGGAGCACAGACTATGGTGTCCAACAACACGGTAAGGAACACAGCAAACACCTTCGACAAGCTGTCCGTCAAATTCGAGATACATATCGTCAAAGTTAAGATTGTAGGACTCGCTGGCGTctacttcaaaaaaatcagTGGCAATACATGGGTCTACAAAGAGGTTGCATCTAAatttctcgaagaactGAAGCTGTGA
- the TRM1 gene encoding tRNA (guanine26-N2)-dimethyltransferase (similar to Saccharomyces cerevisiae TRM1 (YDR120C); ancestral locus Anc_8.274) has protein sequence MWKSVLQKLIGRGVPEAAASGSATPEYLNVEDFNVVEEGKAQILFPKRETVFYNPVQQFNRDLSVTCIKAWDNLYGFPQHRQGPSRKRRKTADGSTRATGERYMRILEALSATGLRAIRYANELPHIQKVVANDLLPAAVESIARNARYNGTQQLVQANEDDANVLMHRETAQGRKFHVVDLDPYGTVTPFVDAAVQSVEDGGLMLVTCTDLSVLAGNGYPEKCFALYGGVNMVSHEATHESALRLVVQLLAATAAKYKKNVEPLLCLSIDFYVRVFVRVTTSPLAVKNLQSNTMVTYHCSQCGSVHNQFLGRISEREGKKGKTIVKYSVAQGPPVDRRCQFCGGAFHLAGPMYGGPLHNREFIEEVLRINSEEHTDSTYKTRKRIEGMATLALNELPQAPFYFSPNMVSSVLKLQVPPLKTVAAGLGSLGYNCSLTHAQPSSLKTDAPWEAIWYTLSKCAPEGRDFTKLNERTPGYKILSRIDQWMAARPEDSFDPEQLSFEPNEQSGKIESLRKLKIVRYQENPTKNWGPKARPQSS, from the coding sequence ATGTGGAAGAGTGTCctgcagaaactgattGGGAGAGGTGTGCCCGAGGCTGCGGCTTCTGGGTCCGCAACCCCCGAGTACCTCAACGTGGAGGACTTCAACGTCGTCGAGGAGGGGAAGGCGCAAATCCTGTTCCCCAAGCGCGAGACCGTGTTCTACAATCCGGTGCAGCAGTTCAACAGAGACCTCAGCGTCACATGCATCAAGGCCTGGGATAACCTGTACGGGTTCCCGCAACACAGGCAGGGTCCCTCCAGGAAGAGACGCAAAACCGCCGATGGGTCTACGCGGGCCACTGGGGAGAGATACATGCGGATCCTCGAGGCTCTTTCCGCTACGGGGCTCAGGGCGATCCGGTACGCAAACGAGCTCCCACATATACAGAAGGTGGTCGCTAACGACTTGCTCCCCGCCGCGGTAGAGTCCATTGCACGTAACGCACGGTACAACGGCACACAGCAATTGGTCCAAGCGAACGAGGATGATGCGAACGTGCTCATGCACAGGGAGACCGCCCAGGGACGTAAGTTCCACGTCGTCGATTTGGACCCCTACGGAACCGTCACCCCCTTCGTCGACGCAGCGGTGCAATCCGTGGAGGATGGAGGGCTCATGCTCGTCACTTGCACGGATCTGTCCGTGCTTGCGGGCAATGGATACCCTGAGAAGTGCTTTGCGCTGTACGGCGGTGTGAACATGGTCTCACACGAGGCAACGCACGAGTCCGCGCTGAGACTCGTCGTACAGTTGCTCGCGGCGACTGCTgccaagtacaagaagaacgtcgaGCCACTGCTGTGTCTGAGCATCGACTTCTACGTGCGCGTGTTCGTCAGAGTCACAACAAGCCCGCTAGCAGTCAAGAACCTCCAATCGAACACCATGGTCACTTACCATTGCTCGCAGTGTGGATCTGTCCACAACCAATTTTTGGGGAGAATCTCGGAGcgtgagggcaagaaggGCAAAACCATAGTCAAGTACAGTGTTGCCCAGGGACCACCCGTGGACCGCAGGTGCCAGTTCTGCGGCGGAGCGTTCCACCTCGCGGGACCCATGTACGGTGGCCCACTGCACAACCGCGAGTTCATCGAGGAAGTACTGCGCATCAACTCCGAAGAACATACGGACAGCACGTACAAGACACGGAAGCGGATCGAGGGGATGGCCACGCTCGCACTAAACGAATTGCCTCAGGCGCCATTCTACTTCAGCCCGAACATGGTCTCCTCCGTGCTCAAGTTGCAAGTACCGCCGTTGAAGACGGTCGCCGCGGGGCTAGGGTCCCTCGGGTACAATTGCTCTCTGACGCATGCACAGCcgtcctctttgaaaacgGACGCACCTTGGGAGGCCATCTGGTACACGCTGAGCAAGTGTGCCCCCGAGGGGAGAGACTTTACGAAACTGAACGAGAGAACGCCCGGGTACAAGATCCTGTCGCGGATCGACCAGTGGATGGCCGCACGCCCAGAGGACTCATTCGACCCAGAACAGCTCTCCTTCGAACCGAACGAACAGAGCGGCAAGATCGAGAGTCTCCGCAAACTCAAGATAGTCAGGTACCAGGAGAACCCGACTAAGAACTGGGGACCCAAGGCGCGCCCGCAATCGTCATAG
- the INO2 gene encoding Ino2p (similar to Saccharomyces cerevisiae INO2 (YDR123C); ancestral locus Anc_8.280), with product MDFETAYEMLGNFEGSPIQVTHTVNTAATSSGNSVIHGKNIYNALPSFPEFQECTPPALLSPRDQGNAIKSPPMHHAAMDTDQFLHTNLQLYGGSAPQPLCLQPHKSMSPPQMGNPSDELLSAFEANAIDHFLDALIATDPKPENHGTNDTSSNYASTPAYTTVEPEQSATIRPMASVDIDTEYRVQPLILPDIKLETMLIPPNIRDDPKLVKKWKHVETEKMRRNQTKKKFDELTGMTRRRNNAPQKRVSKFKLLSNIVTDIKGIVQANRKLEKMLADDV from the coding sequence ATGGATTTCGAGACGGCGTACGAGATGTTGGGCAATTTTGAAGGTAGTCCCATCCAGGTTACACACACAGTGAATACGGCTGCAACGAGCAGTGGGAATAGTGTAATACACGGTAAGAATATTTACAATGCATTGCCCTCTTTCCCAGAATTTCAAGAGTGCACCCCGCCTGCTTTACTCTCGCCAAGAGATCAGGGCAATGCAATCAAGTCTCCGCCAATGCATCATGCGGCAATGGATACTGACCAATTTCTACACACCAATTTACAGCTGTATGGGGGGTCCGCACCCCAGCCGCTGTGTTTACAACCGCATAAATCAATGTCGCCGCCGCAAATGGGGAACCCAAGCGACGAGCTTCTGAGTGCGTTTGAAGCAAATGCGATAgatcattttttggatGCGCTGATAGCGACGGATCCCAAACCGGAGAATCACGGTACGAACGATACGAGCAGTAACTATGCTTCAACGCCTGCATACACTACAGTCGAGCCCGAGCAGTCAGCCACGATACGACCAATGGCGTCTGTTGACATTGATACAGAATATAGGGTACAACCACTCATATTACCGGACATTAAGTTGGAGACGATGTTGATCCCACCAAATATCAGAGACGACCCGAAACTGgtcaagaaatggaaacaCGTTGAGACTGAGAAGATGAGGCGGAATcaaacgaagaagaaatttgACGAGTTAACAGGAATGACCCGACGCCGGAACAATGCCCCGCAGAAACGTGTTTCCAAATTCAAGCTATTAAGTAACATAGTAACGGATATCAAGGGAATCGTACAGGCTAACAGGAAGCTGGAGAAGATGCTGGCTGACGACGTATGA
- the TMS1 gene encoding Tms1p (similar to Saccharomyces cerevisiae TMS1 (YDR105C); ancestral locus Anc_8.250), which yields MGAIVSLPITMGSTFVASCVGGCCSNMISKTFNTLGSSSLGTRLLYAFWLLINSLISWISMSTNKSILWPGKTCTSMGECGFFTVHRFNFALGILHALLGFSLLGVKSTKEVRAALQNSWWSAKFIVYLVLVIVSFTIPNEFFVFFSKWVSMPSGVVFILIGLILIVDFAHEWAETCIYHVEVEDENSDLWKRFLVIGTAGMYTLSAIMTVTMYILFSRGDCHMNQVAVTVNLVLTILTLIVSIHPTVQEANPRSGLAQSSMVSMYCTYLTLSAMTSEPDDKMCNPLIRSSGTRKASVVIGSLFTFIAIAYTTTRAAANTALQGSNPNGEIYLGNNSAVDESLDYAGLSGQSRNQLRYEAIKQAVDEGSLPESALYDNVWLNRPSTSRVTGGEGEDDEDDEVTGTKYNYSLFHFIFFLATQWIAILLTINVGKDDVGDFIPVGRTYFYSWVKILSAWLCYALYNWTVIAPLVSDKFDYDGYY from the coding sequence ATGGGTGCCATAGTATCGCTTCCTATAACAATGGGAAGCACGTTTGTTGCTTCCTGTGTGGGCGGGTGTTGTTCTAATATGATTTCGAAGACGTTTAACACATTGGGATCTTCATCCCTCGGAACTAGATTGTTGTATGCATTTTGGCTGCTTATCAACTCTCTGATATCCTGGATCTCCATGTCTACTAATAAAAGTATTCTCTGGCCGGGCAAAACATGTACATCTATGGGTGAATGCGGGTTCTTCACAGTCCACAGGTTTAACTTTGCCCTAGGCATATTGCACGCACTGTTAGGTTTTTCTTTGCTCGGAGTTAAGTCGACGAAGGAGGTAAGGGCAGCACTACAGAACTCATGGTGGTCGGCGAAGTTCATAGTGTACCTGGTACTTGTTATTGTATCCTTCACGATCCCGAATGAAttctttgtctttttcTCGAAATGGGTCTCTATGCCCAGCGGTGTAGTCTTTATCCTTATCGGCTTAATTCTGATAGTCGATTTTGCTCATGAATGGGCTGAAACTTGCATATACCATGTGGAGGTAGAGGACGAGAATTCTGATTTGTGGAAGAGATTTTTGGTGATTGGTACTGCCGGTATGTACACTCTGTCCGCGATAATGACCGTTACAATGTacattttattttccagAGGTGACTGTCATATGAACCAAGTAGCGGTGACCGTCAACTTGGTATTGACCATACTTACTTTGATTGTATCGATTCATCCAACCGTCCAGGAGGCTAATCCTCGGTCAGGTTTAGCGCAAAGCAGCATGGTCTCCATGTACTGCACTTATTTGACCCTAAGCGCAATGACGTCAGAGCCGGATGATAAGATGTGCAACCCACTGATAAGATCCAGTGGTACGAGGAAAGCCAGTGTTGTTATTGGCTctcttttcactttcatAGCGATTGCCTACACGACCACAAGAGCGGCAGCCAATACTGCTCTGCAAGGATCAAATCCCAACGGTGAAATATACTTGGGTAACAATTCTGCAGTGGATGAATCCCTGGACTATGCAGGGTTGAGTGGACAGAGCAGAAACCAGCTTCGATACGAGGCCATAAAACAGGCTGTAGACGAGGGGTCCCTTCCGGAAAGCGCACTTTACGATAACGTGTGGCTAAACAGACCTTCTACGAGTAGAGTTACTGGAGGGGAAGGcgaggatgacgaagacgacgaggTGACTGGCACCAAATACAATTATTCGCTGTTCCatttcatcttcttcctAGCAACCCAGTGGATAGCCATCCTTTTGACCATAAACGTCGGCAAGGACGACGTCGGTGATTTCATCCCCGTGGGGAGAACGTATTTTTACTCCTGGGTGAAGATACTTAGTGCGTGGCTCTGCTACGCGCTGTACAACTGGACTGTGATTGCACCGCTCGTGTCGGACAAATTCGATTACGATGGTTACTACTAA
- the DPB4 gene encoding DNA polymerase epsilon noncatalytic subunit (similar to Saccharomyces cerevisiae DPB4 (YDR121W); ancestral locus Anc_8.275): MPPKGWRKDSQGNYPTTSYIKEQENVKVEDLLFPRSTVLQLAKQCEPEGGPRLVVARDAGLALQRSATVFVNHLLMFAREAAAEQDRRTCSVDDVLQALERAGHPQLRPLLQLRMQKWTESAAASAAPERPVTAGTVIAESIPEGITEAETPSTLASGNAGTLADTAAVPAEDSPCHSHYPSVSYINRLRLK; this comes from the coding sequence ATGCCGCCGAAGGGATGGAGGAAGGACTCACAGGGAAACTACCCGACGACGTCGTACATCAAGGAGCAGGAGAACGTGAAAGTGGAGGACCTGCTGTTCCCGCGGAGCACTGTGTTGCAACTGGCCAAACAGTGTGAGCCCGAAGGTGGTCCGAGACTCGTTGTTGCGCGGGACGCAGGACTCGCGTTGCAGCGGTCCGCCACAGTGTTTGTGAACCATTTGCTCATGTTTGCCCGGGAGGCCGCCGCGGAGCAGGATCGTCGGACATGTTCAGTGGACGACGTGCTGCAGGCGCTCGAAAGGGCGGGGCACCCGCAGCTGCGTCCACTGCTACAACTGAGGATGCAAAAGTGGACAGAAAGTGCGGCTGCGTCTGCTGCACCTGAAAGACCCGTCACTGCAGGTACAGTGATTGCAGAGAGCATCCCCGAGGGCATCACCGAAGCCGAGACACCATCTACACTTGCGTCTGGCAACGCAGGGACCCTTGCAGACACTGCAGCGGTCCCCGCAGAGGACTCCCCCTGCCACAGCCACTACCCCTCCGTGTCGTATATAAACAGATTGCGTTTAAAGTAA
- the KNAG0H03120 gene encoding uncharacterized protein (similar to Saccharomyces cerevisiae ECM18 (YDR125C) and ICT1 (YLR099C); ancestral locus Anc_8.284), translated as MRGIVKLQRRCFSAHGNVVLQSTNVQAKILKRAWNNTEQLRVSSFKLWLSHLRGVTYTRDRLRVYQKKLMEGVNLPQSVRCVNATTSRGINQWHFHNPSLVGSEAAVKPPVLLIHGYASSSMSYFRNFRGLSSQCKDVYAIDLPANGLSREISLSEDADLKDLVKYSLQVKGLDSPGQVKVTKPYNNKLCATQLRILEDYYVDEIERWRVENQIDQLHLVGHSFGGYISYKYALKYPQNVMKLALISPLGVERNLYSVNNHLPQDSIVQGTFEDPSSPSYLRKLEVPRYIFENQLKILRWGGPMGARLCWNYITSAYAKVPSREFKEYLFELFYGDGGITKTALTTFILLFTRNLLARDPIMDSIAELKVKDVMFQYGQYDWMNKNAGARAAELLRKQPYNNSALYLEIPESGHNLFLDSPQSFNFSLISFLAD; from the coding sequence ATGAGGGGAATAGTCAAATTACAGCGGAGATGTTTTAGCGCACATGGGAACGTGGTGCTTCAAAGCACAAATGTTCAGGCCAAGATTCTAAAGAGGGCCTGGAATAATACCGAGCAGCTCAGAGTCTCGTCCTTTAAATTGTGGCTTTCCCATCTGAGAGGTGTGACCTATACGAGGGATCGCCTGAGAGTGTACCAGAAGAAGCTTATGGAGGGAGTAAACTTGCCGCAAAGTGTGCGCTGCGTTAATGCTACTACATCACGGGGGATCAACCAGTGGCATTTTCATAATCCATCGCTGGTTGGATCAGAGGCTGCAGTGAAACCGCCTGTTCTGCTGATTCATGGGTAtgcgtcgtcgtcgatgTCCTACTTCAGGAACTTCCGTGGACTGTCCAGCCAGTGCAAAGACGTGTACGCTATCGATCTCCCTGCCAACGGTTTATCAAGAGAGATTAGCCTAAGCGAGGATGCTGACTTAAAGGACCTTGTCAAATACTCTTTGCAAGTGAAAGGTTTGGATTCCCCAGGTCAGGTGAAAGTGACAAAACCATATAATAACAAACTGTGCGCGACGCAACTTAGAATCCTGGAAGACTACTACGTTGATGAAATTGAGAGATGGAGAGTTGAGAACCAGATTGATCAGTTGCACCTTGTTGGCCACTCGTTCGGGGGGTACATCTCTTACAAATACGCGTTAAAGTATCCACAAAACGTGATGAAGTTAGCACTTATATCGCCATTGGGGGTGGAAAGGAATTTATATTCCGTTAACAACCATTTGCCCCAAGACTCTATAGTACAGGGAACTTTTGAGGACCCTTCGTCACCATCATATCTGCGAAAGTTGGAAGTACCACGGTACATTTTCGAAAACCAATTAAAGATACTTCGATGGGGTGGCCCCATGGGTGCACGGCTGTGCTGGAACTACATTACATCTGCGTATGCCAAAGTTCCATCTCGTGAATTTAAAGAATATCTGTTTGAGTTGTTCTACGGAGACGGAGGTATCACCAAAACAGCGCTGACAACGTTTATCCTTTTATTTACGAGGAATTTACTAGCAAGAGACCCCATCATGGATTCAATTGCTGAATTGAAAGTGAAGGATGTGATGTTTCAGTACGGGCAATACGATTGGATGAATAAAAACGCTGGTGCGCGTGCAGCAGAGCTGCTGAGGAAACAACCGTATAACAACTCTGCACTGTACTTGGAGATTCCCGAATCGGGTCACAATTTATTTTTAGACAGCCCACAgtccttcaatttttcacttaTCTCTTTCCTCGCTGATTAA
- the ARP10 gene encoding Arp10p (similar to Saccharomyces cerevisiae ARP10 (YDR106W); ancestral locus Anc_8.251) — protein sequence MNKDVLVLVFYGGSLEIGFNDSTVPEIHISLQDTVDIHGVLRQHLKPIFRETQPRSAFVAESVLLSDIQRRQVFLALQDGVPFEKVTLIPLSMIVYRSMKQDATLIIGVEQDCTAVVPVAYSYILDNCIGLTTRWKANSELRLLHELFESIDDNDIIVENNELPLPQLIEHVINSAPVDMRKQLRTNIVVVGDTDGVITSELHKQGNYNHVVDCHDSWLKVCDYVTNFDEKRSPNKFERVPLNKYCEKNDWYRSKFSV from the coding sequence ATGAACAAAGATGTCCTAGTCCTTGTATTTTATGGGGGGTCACTGGAAATTGGATTTAATGACTCAACGGTCCCTGAAATACACATTTCCCTTCAAGATACTGTCGATATACATGGCGTATTGAGACAGCATCTGAAACCAATATTCCGCGAAACCCAACCGCGAAGTGCTTTCGTTGCAGAGAGCGTCCTGCTTTCAGATATTCAAAGACGCCAGGTTTTCTTGGCTCTACAAGATGGTGTACCGTTCGAGAAAGTGACGCTCATTCCACTATCCATGATAGTGTACCGTTCCATGAAACAAGACGCAACATTGATTATCGGGGTCGAACAAGATTGTACCGCTGTTGTTCCTGTGGCGTATTCTTACATTTTAGACAATTGCATAGGATTGACGACAAGGTGGAAAGCAAATAGCGAACTTCGCCTTCTTCACGAACTCTTCGAAAGTATAGACGATAATGATATTATTGTTGAGAATAACGAACTACCCTTGCCCCAACTGATAGAACATGTCATAAATTCAGCACCAGTAGACATGCGGAAACAACTAAGGACCAACATTGTGGTTGTCGGAGACACTGACGGCGTCATAACATCTGAGTTGCACAAGCAGGGCAACTACAACCATGTGGTGGATTGCCATGATAGCTGGCTGAAAGTATGCGATTACGTGACaaattttgatgaaaagagAAGTCCTAACAAGTTTGAACGAGTCCCCCTTAACAAGTATTGTGAGAAGAATGACTGGTATAgatcaaaattttcagtatGA